TCGAACCGACGCTCCACCCCCGTACACGGAGGCTCCGCCGCGTGACGACCATGTCCCGTCTCGGCGAGCTCCTGGTGCGGCGCGGCCAGATCGAAGCCGCCCACCTCGAGCGGGCGATGACCGAGCAGCGGAACCTCGGCGGCGCGCTCGCGAGCCATCTCGTCAAGCTCGGCTTCATCAACGAGGACGCGCTCCTCTCGTATCTCCAGAAGGAATACCGCCTCCCGGTCGTCGATCCGTCGAACCTCGACATCCCGCCCGAGGTGCTCGGCCTCGTGCCGGCGGCGATGGCGCAGAAGCACCACCTCATCCCGGTGAACCTCGTGCGGTCGAACCTCACGATCGCGATGGCCGACCCGTCGAACCTGGTCGCCATCAACGAGGTGAAGTTCCTGACCGGCTACGACGTGAAGATCGCCGTCGCCGGCGCCACCGCGATCCAGCGGGCGCTCGACCGCTACTACGACGCCGCCGCGAACTACGACCAGATGCTGAACGAGCTCGGCGAGAACGGCGACGTCCAGCTGGTCCAGGGAGAGGAAGAGGTCAGTCTCCAGGACCTCGAGCGCGCCACCGAGGAAGCGCCGGTCGTTCGCCTCGTGAACGCCCTCCTCACCGACGCCATCAAGAAGCGCGCCAGCGACGTCCACATCGAGCCGTACGAGAAGATGCTGCGCGTGCGCTTCCGCATGGACGGCGTGCTCTACGAGATCATGCAGCCGCCGGTGAAGCTCAAGAACGCCATCACCTCGCGCGTGAAGGTCA
Above is a window of Deltaproteobacteria bacterium DNA encoding:
- a CDS encoding type II secretion system protein GspE, with translation MTTMSRLGELLVRRGQIEAAHLERAMTEQRNLGGALASHLVKLGFINEDALLSYLQKEYRLPVVDPSNLDIPPEVLGLVPAAMAQKHHLIPVNLVRSNLTIAMADPSNLVAINEVKFLTGYDVKIAVAGATAIQRALDRYYDAAANYDQMLNELGENGDVQLVQGEEEVSLQDLERATEEAPVVRLVNALLTDAIKKRASDVHIEPYEKMLRVRFRMDGVLYEIMQPPVKLKNAITSRVKV